Proteins from a single region of Thiomicrorhabdus sp. Kp2:
- the rplA gene encoding 50S ribosomal protein L1 encodes MAKLTKKQKVFAERVDRNASYDLIEGINLVKDLATSKFVESVDVSIRLGIDPRKSDQVVRGATVMPNGTGKSVRVAVFTGEANQAAAKEAGADFVGMEELADEIKKGMMDFDVVIASPDAMRVVGMLGQVLGPRGLMPNPKTGTVTPDVVGAINNAKAGQVRFRADKAGIIHASIGTVSFEADKLKENLNALMEDLVKAKPASAKGVYVKKVTISSTMGPGLVVDQSTL; translated from the coding sequence ATGGCTAAACTGACTAAAAAACAAAAAGTTTTTGCAGAGCGCGTTGATCGTAATGCATCTTATGACCTAATCGAAGGTATTAACCTAGTTAAAGATTTAGCAACTTCTAAGTTTGTTGAGTCTGTAGATGTTTCTATTCGTTTAGGGATTGATCCTCGTAAATCTGACCAGGTAGTTCGTGGTGCAACTGTTATGCCTAACGGTACTGGTAAATCGGTACGTGTTGCTGTTTTCACTGGTGAAGCTAACCAGGCTGCTGCAAAAGAGGCAGGTGCTGATTTCGTAGGTATGGAAGAGCTTGCGGATGAAATCAAAAAAGGCATGATGGATTTTGACGTTGTAATTGCCTCTCCAGATGCTATGCGTGTGGTTGGTATGCTAGGTCAGGTTTTAGGTCCACGTGGTCTTATGCCTAACCCTAAAACGGGTACGGTAACACCTGATGTGGTTGGTGCAATCAACAATGCTAAAGCAGGTCAAGTTCGTTTCCGTGCAGATAAAGCAGGTATTATCCATGCTTCTATCGGTACTGTATCTTTTGAAGCTGACAAGCTTAAAGAAAATTTAAATGCCTTAATGGAAGACCTAGTAAAAGCTAAGCCAGCTTCTGCTAAAGGTGTATATGTTAAGAAAGTGACTATCTCTTCTACAATGGGTCCAGGCCTGGTAGTTGATCAGTCAACACTATAA
- the rpoC gene encoding DNA-directed RNA polymerase subunit beta' — MKDLLGFLKKQNVSSDFDAIRVTLASPEKIRSWSYGEVKKPETINYRTFKPERDGLFCAKIFGPIRDFECLCGKYKRLKHRGVICEKCGVEVTQSKVRRERMGHIDLATSVAHIWFLKSLPSRIGLMLDMTLKEIEAVLYFEAFMVVDPGLTPLEPWQLLTEEEYLDAMDEHGDEFEAQMGAEAIKKMLQAIDLDGEAERLRVEIDSTNSETKQKKISKRLKLIESFLQSGNKPEWMILDVLPVLPPELRPLVPLDGGRFATSDLNDLYRRVINRNNRLKRLLDLMAPDIIVRNEKRMLQESVDSLLDNGRRGRAVTGTNKRQLKSLADMIKGKQGRFRQNLLGKRVDYSGRSVIVVGPSLRLHQCGLPKKMALELFKPFIFSKLQKRGLAPTIKAAKKMVEQGLPEVWDVLDEVIREHPVLLNRAPTLHRLGIQAFEPVLIEGKAINLHPLVCSAFNADFDGDQMAVHVPLSLEAQLEARTLMMSTNNLLSPANGDPIIVPSQDVVLGLYYITRERINSIGEGKAFSNWQEVQRAIDAKTVHLHTKIKLRIVETVIDDEGVETVSSRIVDTTAGRALLSRILPKGLSYDLLNLNLTKKNISTVLNSCYRVLGPKETVIFADQLMYAGFKWSTLAGLSFCSDDMLIPDSKAGIIDRAEAQVEEIQGQFAQGLVTEGERYNKVVDIWSHTNELVTKSMMDELQFETVVDKEGNEVQQTSFNSVYMMADSGARGSVAQMRQLGGMRGLMAKPDGSIIETPITANFREGLNVLQYFISTHGARKGLADTALKTANSGYLTRRLVDVAQDVVVTEEDCGTEAGIRMTAHVEGGDIIESLKDRVLGRITSQEVVTKSGDVIVAKGQLIDEKLASLIDESGVDHVNVRSPMTCETKFGICKHCYGRDLARGHLVNMGEAVGVMAAQSIGEPGTQLTMRTFHIGGTASGSAAQSQIEVKHSGTVKWDNLKAIKNSDKQLIVTSRSGEVSVSDESGREQERYKIAYGTTLNVADGGKIASGEILAQWDPHTHPVITEVEGNIAFGNFEGTVEERIDELTGLTTHVVKDAKERMSSVKETRPYIAIVDAAGESVCFTGTQTPATYYLPENGIVVVQEGGKVGAGDVLARIPQASSKNKDITGGLPRVADLFEARQPKEPSIMAEVSGVVGFGKETKGKQRLVITQDSGEQYEALIPKWRTVSVFEGERVERGDIVVDGNPNPHDILRLLGIEKLAEYIVDEVQDVYRLQGVKINDKHIETIVRQMLRKVEVKNSGDTGLIKGEQAEYSNVLELNEKAREEGKVEASYERVLLGITKASLATESFISAASFQETTRVLTEAAVSGKRDTLVGLKENVIVGRLIPAGTGFAYHQARKEAAEKSMNELQAFMTTDSSEVIEEVEDAVVENVIENEGVEA; from the coding sequence ATGAAAGATTTATTAGGATTTCTAAAAAAACAAAATGTATCAAGTGATTTTGATGCGATTAGAGTAACACTTGCTTCACCAGAGAAAATTCGCTCTTGGTCTTACGGCGAAGTTAAGAAGCCAGAAACTATCAACTACCGCACGTTCAAGCCTGAACGTGATGGCTTGTTCTGTGCAAAAATCTTTGGCCCTATTCGTGACTTCGAATGTTTGTGTGGTAAATACAAGCGTTTAAAGCACCGTGGTGTTATCTGTGAAAAATGTGGTGTTGAGGTAACTCAATCTAAAGTTCGTCGTGAGCGTATGGGTCATATTGACCTAGCCACTTCGGTAGCACATATTTGGTTCCTTAAGTCGCTGCCTTCACGTATCGGTTTAATGTTGGATATGACATTAAAGGAAATTGAAGCGGTTCTTTATTTTGAAGCGTTTATGGTTGTTGACCCAGGTCTTACTCCATTAGAGCCTTGGCAGTTATTAACTGAAGAAGAATACCTAGATGCAATGGATGAGCATGGTGATGAGTTTGAAGCTCAAATGGGTGCTGAAGCGATCAAGAAAATGCTACAAGCTATCGATTTAGATGGTGAAGCCGAGCGTCTACGTGTCGAAATCGACAGTACTAACTCTGAAACGAAGCAGAAGAAAATTTCTAAACGTTTGAAGTTAATTGAATCTTTCCTACAGTCTGGTAACAAGCCAGAGTGGATGATTTTAGATGTACTTCCAGTACTGCCACCTGAGTTACGTCCATTAGTTCCTCTTGATGGTGGCCGTTTTGCGACATCTGACTTAAACGATTTATATCGTCGTGTTATTAACCGTAACAACCGTCTAAAGCGTCTATTAGATTTGATGGCACCAGATATTATCGTACGTAACGAAAAACGTATGTTACAGGAATCTGTTGACTCTCTATTAGATAACGGTCGTCGTGGTCGTGCAGTAACTGGTACTAACAAACGTCAGCTTAAATCTTTAGCTGATATGATTAAAGGTAAGCAAGGTCGTTTCCGTCAAAACTTACTTGGTAAGCGTGTTGACTATTCTGGCCGTTCAGTAATTGTTGTTGGTCCTTCACTGCGTCTACATCAATGTGGTCTTCCTAAGAAAATGGCGCTGGAGTTATTCAAGCCATTTATCTTTAGTAAGTTACAAAAACGTGGTTTAGCTCCAACTATTAAAGCGGCTAAGAAAATGGTTGAGCAAGGGTTGCCAGAAGTATGGGATGTGTTGGATGAAGTAATCCGCGAGCATCCAGTTCTTCTTAACCGTGCTCCGACACTTCACCGTCTTGGTATTCAAGCGTTTGAACCAGTGTTAATCGAAGGTAAAGCAATTAACCTACACCCATTAGTATGTTCTGCATTTAACGCCGACTTCGATGGTGACCAAATGGCGGTACACGTGCCATTGTCACTAGAAGCGCAGCTAGAAGCTCGTACTTTAATGATGTCTACAAACAACTTACTATCTCCTGCTAACGGTGATCCAATCATTGTTCCTTCGCAGGATGTTGTATTAGGTTTGTATTACATCACTCGTGAGCGTATTAACTCGATTGGTGAAGGTAAGGCTTTCTCTAATTGGCAAGAAGTTCAGCGCGCAATCGACGCTAAAACGGTTCATTTACATACTAAGATTAAATTACGTATTGTCGAGACGGTTATTGACGATGAAGGTGTTGAAACCGTTTCAAGTCGTATCGTTGATACAACAGCTGGTCGTGCATTATTGTCTAGAATCCTTCCAAAAGGACTAAGTTACGATTTGCTTAACTTAAACCTAACTAAGAAGAATATCAGTACAGTATTAAACTCTTGTTACCGTGTATTAGGGCCTAAAGAAACTGTTATTTTTGCTGACCAATTAATGTACGCAGGTTTTAAATGGTCAACTTTAGCAGGTCTTTCTTTCTGTTCAGATGATATGTTAATCCCTGATTCAAAAGCAGGTATTATTGATCGTGCAGAAGCTCAGGTTGAAGAGATTCAAGGACAGTTTGCGCAAGGTCTTGTGACGGAAGGTGAGCGTTACAACAAAGTGGTTGATATCTGGTCGCACACTAACGAACTTGTCACTAAGTCTATGATGGATGAACTACAGTTTGAAACAGTAGTTGATAAAGAGGGTAACGAAGTACAGCAAACATCATTTAACTCAGTTTATATGATGGCAGATTCTGGAGCTCGTGGATCGGTTGCTCAGATGCGTCAGTTAGGTGGTATGCGTGGTCTTATGGCAAAACCTGATGGTTCTATCATCGAGACGCCGATTACGGCTAACTTCCGTGAAGGTCTAAACGTACTTCAGTACTTCATCTCAACTCACGGTGCACGTAAAGGTTTGGCTGATACGGCACTTAAGACGGCAAACTCTGGTTACCTAACACGTCGTCTAGTTGATGTTGCACAAGATGTGGTTGTTACAGAAGAAGATTGTGGTACTGAAGCTGGTATTCGCATGACGGCTCACGTTGAAGGTGGTGATATTATCGAATCTCTAAAAGATAGAGTTTTAGGTCGTATTACTAGTCAAGAGGTTGTAACGAAATCTGGTGATGTTATTGTCGCTAAAGGTCAATTAATTGATGAGAAGCTAGCGTCTTTAATTGATGAAAGTGGTGTGGATCATGTTAATGTTCGTTCACCAATGACGTGTGAAACCAAGTTTGGTATCTGTAAGCACTGTTATGGTCGTGATCTTGCACGTGGTCACCTTGTTAATATGGGTGAAGCAGTAGGTGTTATGGCGGCACAGTCAATCGGTGAGCCAGGTACACAGTTAACTATGCGTACCTTCCACATTGGTGGTACCGCTTCAGGTTCTGCTGCACAAAGCCAAATTGAAGTTAAGCACTCAGGTACAGTTAAGTGGGATAACTTAAAAGCCATTAAAAACTCTGATAAACAGTTAATCGTTACCTCTCGTTCAGGTGAGGTTTCGGTAAGTGATGAGTCTGGCCGTGAACAAGAGCGTTATAAAATTGCTTATGGTACAACGCTAAATGTGGCTGATGGCGGTAAGATCGCATCGGGTGAAATTCTTGCTCAATGGGATCCACATACTCACCCAGTAATTACTGAAGTTGAAGGTAATATTGCCTTTGGTAACTTTGAAGGGACTGTTGAAGAGCGTATCGATGAATTGACAGGTTTAACAACTCACGTTGTTAAAGATGCCAAAGAACGTATGTCATCTGTTAAAGAAACACGTCCATATATCGCTATTGTTGATGCGGCTGGAGAGTCTGTTTGCTTTACTGGTACTCAGACGCCTGCAACTTACTACCTTCCTGAGAACGGAATTGTTGTTGTTCAAGAAGGTGGTAAAGTTGGGGCGGGTGACGTACTAGCGCGTATTCCACAAGCGTCTTCTAAAAACAAGGATATTACAGGGGGTCTACCTCGTGTTGCTGACTTGTTTGAAGCACGTCAACCTAAAGAACCTTCAATTATGGCAGAAGTATCTGGTGTGGTTGGTTTCGGTAAAGAAACTAAAGGTAAACAACGTTTAGTTATCACTCAAGATAGTGGTGAGCAATACGAAGCACTTATTCCTAAATGGCGTACAGTTTCTGTATTTGAAGGTGAGCGTGTAGAACGTGGTGATATCGTAGTTGACGGTAACCCAAATCCGCATGATATCCTTCGTCTACTAGGTATTGAAAAATTAGCAGAATACATTGTTGACGAAGTGCAAGATGTATATCGTCTGCAGGGTGTAAAAATCAATGACAAACACATCGAAACGATTGTTCGTCAGATGTTAAGAAAAGTAGAAGTAAAAAACTCTGGTGATACTGGCCTAATTAAAGGTGAGCAAGCTGAGTATTCAAATGTATTAGAGTTAAATGAAAAAGCCCGTGAAGAAGGTAAAGTAGAAGCAAGTTATGAACGT
- the rplJ gene encoding 50S ribosomal protein L10 — protein MALNIEDKKLVVEEVSAVVAEAGSMVTAEYRGLTVEQMTQLRAKARAANVQVRVVKNTLARRAVAGTKFEDMADTFTGPLVFAWSGEELGNAARVFKDFAKDNNALVVNSLSIGEGVMDASQLATVAALPTYDEAVAKLLFVMKEPVAKLARALAAVKEQKEAEAA, from the coding sequence ATGGCACTCAATATCGAAGATAAAAAGCTAGTCGTTGAAGAAGTATCTGCCGTTGTTGCAGAAGCAGGTTCAATGGTTACAGCTGAATATCGTGGTTTGACTGTAGAGCAAATGACCCAGTTACGTGCTAAAGCACGTGCGGCAAATGTACAAGTTCGTGTTGTTAAAAACACGCTTGCACGTCGTGCGGTAGCTGGCACTAAATTTGAAGACATGGCGGATACTTTTACAGGTCCGTTAGTGTTTGCATGGTCTGGTGAAGAGCTAGGTAATGCCGCACGTGTTTTTAAGGATTTCGCCAAAGATAATAATGCACTAGTTGTTAATTCATTATCTATTGGTGAAGGTGTAATGGATGCTAGTCAATTAGCAACCGTTGCTGCTCTACCTACTTACGATGAAGCTGTTGCGAAACTTCTATTTGTTATGAAAGAACCTGTTGCTAAGTTGGCTCGTGCCCTTGCAGCAGTTAAAGAACAAAAAGAAGCGGAAGCAGCTTAA
- the nusG gene encoding transcription termination/antitermination protein NusG, with product MAQRWYVVHAYSGYENKVKKALTEYVERAGLEDLFGEILVPSEEVVEIRDGKKRTSERKFFPGYVLVQMEMTEESWHLVKSVPQVMGFIGGTSDRPAPISQKEVDRILQRVETSIDKPRPKVIYEPGEMVRVVDGPFKDFEAVIEGVDYDKNKLQVSVLIFGRSTPVELEFTQVEKI from the coding sequence ATGGCTCAAAGATGGTATGTCGTTCATGCGTATTCAGGTTATGAGAATAAAGTAAAAAAAGCGCTAACAGAGTATGTTGAGCGTGCTGGTTTAGAAGATTTATTTGGTGAAATCTTAGTTCCTTCGGAAGAAGTGGTTGAGATTCGTGATGGAAAAAAACGTACAAGTGAGCGTAAGTTCTTTCCAGGCTATGTTTTAGTGCAAATGGAAATGACAGAAGAGTCATGGCACTTGGTAAAAAGTGTTCCTCAGGTTATGGGGTTCATTGGTGGAACAAGTGATCGTCCAGCGCCAATCTCTCAAAAAGAAGTAGATAGAATTCTTCAGCGAGTTGAAACCAGTATCGATAAGCCACGTCCTAAGGTTATTTATGAGCCAGGTGAAATGGTTCGTGTTGTTGATGGTCCGTTCAAAGATTTTGAAGCGGTTATCGAAGGCGTCGATTATGACAAAAATAAATTACAAGTTTCAGTATTAATATTTGGACGTTCAACTCCAGTTGAGCTTGAGTTTACTCAAGTAGAAAAAATTTAA
- the rplK gene encoding 50S ribosomal protein L11 yields MAKKIQAYIKLQVPAGAANPSPPVGPALGQHGVNIMEFCKAFNAQTQSLEAKMPIPVVITVYSDKSFTFITKTPPASILLKKAAGIKSGSAVPNVNKVGTVTRAQLEEIANTKMADLNANDLDAAVNIIAGSARSMGLVVEG; encoded by the coding sequence ATGGCTAAGAAGATTCAAGCCTATATTAAGTTGCAAGTACCTGCTGGTGCTGCAAACCCTAGTCCTCCAGTTGGTCCTGCTCTAGGTCAGCATGGTGTTAACATTATGGAATTCTGTAAAGCGTTCAATGCTCAGACTCAAAGTCTAGAAGCTAAGATGCCTATTCCTGTTGTTATTACTGTTTACAGTGATAAAAGTTTCACGTTCATTACTAAGACTCCTCCTGCGTCAATTTTATTGAAAAAAGCAGCTGGTATTAAGTCAGGTTCTGCAGTTCCTAACGTAAATAAAGTAGGTACGGTTACACGTGCACAGTTAGAAGAAATTGCTAACACAAAAATGGCTGATCTAAATGCTAATGATTTAGACGCTGCAGTTAACATTATTGCGGGTTCTGCTCGTAGTATGGGTCTAGTGGTAGAGGGTTAA
- the rplL gene encoding 50S ribosomal protein L7/L12 has translation MSVSQNDILEAVAAMSVMEVVELVSAMEEKFGVSAAAMVASGPAGDAGAGAEAQTEFDVVLTGAGANKVAAIKAVRGATGLGLKEAKEAVESAPFTLKEGVSKEEADALAAELKEAGIEVEVK, from the coding sequence ATGTCTGTATCACAAAATGATATTTTAGAAGCAGTTGCAGCTATGTCTGTAATGGAAGTTGTAGAATTAGTTTCTGCAATGGAAGAGAAGTTTGGTGTATCTGCAGCAGCTATGGTTGCTTCAGGTCCTGCTGGTGACGCTGGTGCTGGTGCTGAAGCGCAAACTGAATTTGATGTTGTACTTACTGGCGCTGGCGCTAACAAAGTTGCAGCAATCAAAGCGGTTCGTGGAGCAACTGGTCTAGGTCTTAAAGAAGCTAAAGAAGCTGTAGAAAGCGCTCCTTTCACTTTGAAAGAAGGTGTTTCTAAAGAAGAAGCTGATGCTTTAGCTGCTGAACTTAAAGAAGCTGGTATCGAAGTAGAAGTTAAGTAA
- the rpoB gene encoding DNA-directed RNA polymerase subunit beta, with protein sequence MTYSLTEKKRVRKDFATRPSILEVPYLLSLQKGSFHDFLQMEKKPAERASVGLHSAFASVFPIHGVAGTADLEYVSYHMGQPEFDVKECKQRGVTYAAPLRVKMRLVLFDKDAPAGKRPVKDVKEQEVYLGDIPLMTDNGTFVINGTERVIVTQLHRSPGVIFDNDKGKSHSSGKLLFNARIIPYRGSWLDFEFDHNDCLFTRIDRRRKLPVSVLLRAMGYSNEDILASFLDSNTVKITKKGFELQLIAEQLKGQTAVFDVEHDGKLIVETGKKITARTVKQINDAGIKSVNVSADYLLGKVLASGVVDKESGELVARTNEVLTAELIEKISHINKCEIKILYIDELENGPYISDTLNLDTTTSQLEAQIEIYRMMRPGEPPTKESSEALFNSLFFDDARYDLSSVGRMKLNRRLGRKSNEGNVVLEKEDVIDVLRELVNIRNGLSTVDDIDTLGNRRIRAVGEMAENAFRVGLVRVERAVKERLNQAETDGLLPQDLINAKPVSAAIKEFFGSSQLSQFMDQVNPLSEVTHKRRVSALGPGGLTRERAGFEVRDVHPTHYGRVCPIETPEGPNIGLINTLAIYAKTNEYGFLETPYRKVVDGQVTDEVEYVSAIDEAQFVIAQASANVDESGKFLDNLVSARHQNEFTLASSADINYMDVSPKQIVSVAASLIPFLEHDDANRALMGANMQRQAVPTLRADKPLVGTGIEKTVAIDSGVTVVADRGGEVLSSDAARIVVRVNADEIKEGESGVDIYNLVKYQRSNQNTCINQKPIVKAGDTVVRGDVMADGPSTDLGELALGQNMRIAFMPWNGYNFEDSILVSERVVQEDRYTTIHIEELTCLARDTKLGPEEITADIPNVGESALARLDDCGIVHVGAEVKQGDILVGKVTPKGETQLTPEEKLLRAIFGEKASDVKDTSLRVTKGIEGTVIDVQVFTREGIQKDSRALAIQEEELAKVRKDIDEQYIILEADTLGRIKTMLEGKKLVDGTKVDAAYLEGVESSRWFSLNVDDADVMHQLEMLEAQLKESRKTFNEMFEEKRKKLTQGDDLAPGVSKMVKVYVAIKRRIQPGDKMAGRHGNKGVISRICPVEDMPYDETGRPVDICLNPLGVPSRMNVGQILEVHLGLAAEGLGTKINAMLAQQADIVEIRGFLNKIYNETEGQSVDFTEFSDDEIIELAHNLKKGVPLASAVFDGASEDQIKALLRLADLPESGQMKLFDGLTGEEFDRPVTVGYMYYLKLNHLVDDKMHARSTGPYSLVTQQPLGGKAQFGGQRFGEMEVWALEAYGAAFTLQEMLTVKSDDLNGRTRMYKNIVDGNEYMEPGMPESFSVLRKEIRALGIDIELEQD encoded by the coding sequence ATGACCTATTCTTTAACTGAGAAGAAACGAGTTCGTAAGGATTTTGCAACTCGCCCATCTATTCTTGAAGTCCCTTATTTGCTTTCTTTGCAAAAAGGATCTTTTCACGATTTTTTACAAATGGAAAAAAAGCCTGCTGAACGTGCTTCTGTTGGGCTGCATTCTGCATTCGCTTCTGTTTTCCCAATTCACGGTGTTGCTGGTACTGCTGATCTTGAATATGTTAGTTATCACATGGGGCAGCCTGAGTTTGATGTAAAAGAGTGTAAGCAACGTGGTGTGACTTATGCGGCACCGTTACGCGTTAAGATGCGTCTCGTTTTGTTTGATAAAGATGCTCCTGCAGGTAAGCGTCCTGTTAAGGATGTTAAAGAGCAAGAGGTTTACCTAGGTGATATTCCTTTAATGACGGATAACGGTACTTTCGTTATTAACGGAACTGAGCGTGTAATTGTTACTCAGCTTCACCGTTCACCTGGCGTTATCTTCGACAATGATAAAGGTAAATCGCACTCTTCAGGTAAGTTGTTATTTAATGCTCGTATTATCCCTTACCGTGGTTCATGGTTAGATTTTGAGTTTGATCACAATGATTGCTTATTCACTCGTATTGACCGTCGTCGTAAACTACCTGTTTCTGTATTATTGAGAGCAATGGGGTACTCAAACGAAGATATCCTAGCGAGTTTCTTAGATTCAAATACAGTAAAGATTACTAAAAAAGGTTTTGAGCTTCAGCTGATTGCTGAACAGCTTAAAGGTCAAACAGCAGTTTTTGATGTTGAACATGATGGCAAACTTATTGTAGAAACTGGTAAGAAAATCACAGCACGTACTGTTAAGCAGATCAATGATGCAGGTATTAAATCAGTCAATGTTTCAGCTGATTACCTATTAGGTAAGGTCTTAGCGTCAGGTGTGGTTGACAAAGAATCAGGCGAATTAGTTGCGCGTACAAACGAAGTGCTAACAGCTGAACTTATTGAAAAAATTTCTCACATTAATAAGTGTGAAATCAAAATTCTATATATTGATGAATTAGAAAATGGTCCATACATTTCAGATACATTAAATTTGGATACTACCACTTCTCAGTTAGAAGCTCAGATTGAAATTTATCGTATGATGCGTCCTGGTGAGCCACCGACAAAAGAATCTTCAGAAGCATTGTTTAACAGTTTGTTCTTTGATGATGCACGTTATGACTTATCGTCAGTTGGTCGTATGAAGCTAAACCGTCGTTTAGGCCGAAAGTCTAATGAAGGTAATGTGGTTCTTGAAAAAGAAGATGTTATTGATGTATTACGTGAGCTAGTCAATATTCGTAACGGTCTGAGCACGGTTGATGATATTGATACTCTAGGAAATCGTCGTATTCGTGCCGTTGGTGAAATGGCTGAAAACGCTTTCCGTGTTGGTCTTGTGCGTGTAGAACGTGCTGTTAAGGAGCGTCTAAACCAAGCTGAAACGGATGGTTTATTGCCACAAGATTTAATCAATGCTAAACCTGTTTCCGCTGCAATTAAAGAGTTCTTTGGTTCGTCTCAGTTATCACAGTTTATGGATCAGGTTAACCCATTATCTGAAGTAACTCACAAACGTCGTGTCTCAGCGCTTGGGCCAGGCGGTCTTACTCGTGAGCGTGCAGGTTTTGAGGTGCGTGATGTTCACCCTACTCACTACGGTCGAGTATGCCCAATTGAAACCCCTGAGGGGCCAAATATCGGTCTTATCAACACCTTAGCTATCTATGCTAAGACGAATGAGTATGGTTTTTTAGAAACACCTTACCGTAAAGTCGTTGATGGTCAGGTGACTGATGAAGTGGAATATGTATCTGCAATTGATGAAGCCCAGTTTGTTATTGCCCAGGCAAGTGCAAACGTTGACGAATCAGGTAAGTTTTTAGATAACTTAGTTTCAGCTCGTCATCAAAATGAATTTACATTAGCTTCTTCGGCTGATATCAATTATATGGATGTATCGCCTAAGCAGATCGTATCTGTTGCAGCTTCACTTATTCCATTCCTAGAACACGATGATGCTAACCGTGCACTTATGGGTGCCAACATGCAACGTCAGGCTGTTCCAACGCTTCGTGCTGACAAGCCGTTAGTTGGAACAGGGATTGAAAAGACTGTTGCCATTGACTCTGGTGTAACGGTTGTTGCAGACCGTGGTGGTGAGGTTCTTTCTTCAGACGCAGCTCGTATTGTTGTCCGTGTAAATGCTGACGAGATCAAAGAGGGTGAATCTGGTGTTGATATCTATAACCTAGTTAAATATCAGCGTTCAAACCAAAACACCTGTATTAACCAAAAACCGATTGTAAAAGCGGGTGATACAGTTGTTCGTGGTGACGTTATGGCTGATGGTCCTTCTACCGATTTAGGTGAACTAGCACTTGGTCAGAACATGCGTATCGCATTCATGCCTTGGAATGGTTATAACTTTGAGGATTCAATCCTGGTTTCTGAGCGTGTTGTTCAGGAAGACCGTTATACAACAATTCATATTGAAGAATTAACGTGTTTAGCGCGAGATACTAAGCTTGGGCCTGAAGAGATAACAGCGGATATTCCAAACGTAGGTGAATCGGCTCTAGCTCGTTTAGACGATTGCGGTATTGTGCATGTCGGTGCTGAAGTAAAACAGGGTGATATTCTTGTTGGTAAAGTTACTCCTAAGGGTGAAACTCAGTTAACACCAGAGGAGAAATTATTACGTGCTATCTTTGGTGAAAAAGCATCAGATGTTAAAGACACTTCTTTACGTGTAACTAAAGGTATTGAAGGTACTGTAATTGATGTTCAGGTCTTTACTCGTGAAGGAATTCAAAAAGATTCACGTGCTTTAGCAATTCAGGAAGAAGAGTTAGCTAAGGTTCGCAAAGATATTGATGAGCAATACATTATTCTTGAAGCGGATACTTTAGGTCGTATTAAAACAATGCTTGAAGGTAAGAAGCTTGTAGATGGTACTAAGGTAGATGCGGCTTATCTAGAGGGTGTTGAGTCTTCAAGATGGTTCTCACTTAATGTAGACGATGCTGATGTAATGCACCAGTTAGAAATGCTTGAAGCACAGCTAAAAGAGAGTCGTAAAACATTTAATGAAATGTTTGAAGAGAAGCGCAAGAAGCTGACTCAAGGTGATGATTTAGCACCTGGTGTTTCTAAAATGGTTAAGGTGTATGTTGCGATTAAGCGTCGTATTCAGCCTGGTGATAAGATGGCGGGTCGTCACGGGAACAAAGGTGTTATCTCACGTATTTGTCCTGTTGAAGATATGCCTTACGATGAAACAGGTCGCCCTGTAGATATTTGTCTTAACCCGCTAGGTGTACCATCACGTATGAACGTTGGTCAGATATTAGAAGTTCACCTTGGTTTAGCGGCTGAAGGCCTGGGTACTAAGATTAATGCGATGCTTGCACAGCAGGCTGATATTGTAGAAATTCGTGGATTCCTAAATAAGATCTATAACGAAACTGAAGGGCAGTCTGTTGATTTTACAGAGTTTAGCGATGATGAGATCATCGAATTAGCACATAACTTGAAGAAGGGTGTGCCGCTAGCATCTGCTGTATTTGATGGTGCTTCTGAAGATCAGATTAAAGCTCTATTAAGATTGGCTGATTTACCTGAATCTGGTCAGATGAAACTGTTTGATGGTTTAACTGGTGAAGAGTTTGATCGTCCTGTAACAGTTGGTTACATGTACTATCTAAAACTTAACCACTTGGTTGACGATAAGATGCACGCTCGTTCAACGGGTCCATATAGCCTTGTAACTCAGCAGCCATTAGGTGGTAAAGCACAGTTCGGTGGACAGCGTTTCGGTGAGATGGAGGTGTGGGCATTAGAAGCTTACGGTGCTGCATTTACACTTCAAGAAATGCTAACAGTTAAGTCTGATGACTTGAACGGTCGTACCAGAATGTATAAAAACATTGTGGATGGTAATGAATACATGGAACCTGGTATGCCAGAATCGTTTAGCGTATTACGTAAAGAGATTCGTGCTTTAGGTATTGATATTGAGTTGGAGCAAGACTAA